The following proteins come from a genomic window of Lachnoclostridium phytofermentans ISDg:
- a CDS encoding amidophosphoribosyltransferase, which produces MGGFFGVASKTDCVFDLFFGTDYHSHLGTRRGGMAVYGEDGYDRSIHNIENSPFRTKFEKDVNNLKGNIGIGCISDFEPQPLMVRSHHGTYAITTVGKINNSEELVNQIFQSGNPHFLEMSGGDINPTELVAAIINQKDHLVEGIRYAQEIIDGSMTLLIMTPKGIYAARDRMGRTPVSIGQKEGAFCASFESFAYLNLGYSEYKELGSGEIVVITPEGVQTLSEPTSDMKICTFLWVYYGYPSSSYEGVSVEQMRYRCGDLLARRDQVKPDIVAGVPDSGTAHAIGYANRSGIPFSRPFIKYTPTWPRSFMPTIQSKRDLIAKMKLIPVHDLIKDKSMLLIDDSIVRGTQLRETTEFLYQSGAKEVHIRTACPPLLYKCKYLNFSRSTSEMDLITRRVIMEAEGEHANEVLPEYANPESDRYLYMLDQIRSKLNFTSLRYQRLDDMIKSVGISPCKLCTYCWNGKE; this is translated from the coding sequence ATGGGCGGATTTTTTGGTGTAGCTTCTAAGACAGATTGCGTATTTGATTTATTCTTTGGAACGGATTATCATTCCCATCTCGGAACGAGAAGGGGTGGTATGGCAGTTTACGGGGAAGATGGATATGATCGTTCCATTCACAATATTGAGAATTCCCCATTTCGTACCAAGTTCGAGAAAGATGTAAATAATTTAAAAGGGAATATTGGAATTGGCTGTATCTCGGATTTTGAACCACAGCCTCTTATGGTACGTTCCCATCATGGTACTTATGCGATTACAACCGTAGGTAAAATAAATAATAGCGAGGAACTCGTAAATCAAATATTTCAATCTGGAAATCCTCACTTTTTAGAAATGAGTGGTGGAGATATCAATCCTACAGAGCTAGTAGCAGCGATTATCAATCAAAAAGATCATCTAGTCGAAGGAATTCGCTATGCTCAGGAAATCATAGATGGATCTATGACATTACTTATAATGACACCAAAGGGGATCTATGCAGCAAGAGATAGAATGGGGAGAACTCCAGTATCCATTGGGCAAAAAGAAGGGGCATTTTGTGCTTCTTTTGAAAGTTTTGCGTATTTAAATCTTGGCTATTCAGAGTATAAAGAACTTGGATCGGGTGAAATAGTTGTTATCACACCAGAGGGAGTGCAGACGTTAAGCGAGCCAACTTCTGATATGAAGATATGTACTTTTCTATGGGTCTATTATGGTTATCCATCCTCTTCTTATGAGGGAGTCAGTGTAGAGCAAATGCGATATCGCTGTGGTGATTTACTTGCGAGGAGAGATCAGGTTAAACCGGATATTGTTGCTGGTGTACCTGATTCTGGAACAGCTCATGCGATTGGATACGCAAATCGCTCTGGTATTCCATTTTCTCGTCCATTTATCAAATATACACCGACGTGGCCGCGTTCTTTTATGCCAACAATCCAGAGTAAGAGAGATTTGATTGCGAAGATGAAATTAATCCCGGTTCATGACTTAATTAAGGACAAGAGCATGTTACTAATTGATGATTCGATTGTACGCGGAACACAACTACGAGAGACAACAGAATTTTTATATCAAAGCGGAGCGAAAGAAGTTCATATTCGAACAGCTTGTCCACCGTTATTATACAAATGTAAATATTTGAATTTCTCTAGGTCAACGTCAGAAATGGACTTGATTACGAGACGTGTTATCATGGAAGCAGAAGGTGAACACGCAAATGAAGTGTTACCAGAGTATGCAAATCCAGAATCGGATCGCTACCTTTATATGCTCGACCAGATTAGGTCAAAACTCAATTTTACCTCGTTGCGTTATCAGCGACTGGATGATATGATTAAGTCAGTGGGGATCTCACCATGTAAATTGTGTACTTACTGTTGGAATGGTAAGGAATAA
- a CDS encoding NAD(P)/FAD-dependent oxidoreductase produces the protein MNYDIVIIGGGPAGLAAALGARESGASSILIIERDKELGGILNQCIHTGFGLTTFKEELTGPEYAHRYIEQIKEKDVTVMLQSMVIEITKEKQIMVMNRERGCFMIEAKAIILAMGCRERPRGALNIPGYRPAGIYTAGTAQHYVNVEGRMPGKEVVILGSGDIGLIMARRLTLEGAKVKLVAELLPYSSGLKRNIVQCLEDYEIPLKLSHTVVAIDGKDRVKGVTLAKVDEQLQTIKGTEEYITCDTLLLSVGLIPENELSALLSATINPTTGGPIVNESLETSVDGVFACGNVLHVHDLVDNVSSEARSAGKHAVEYLNHVTEEEVEKEILVQSGEGIRYTVPNQLRFSRLDEQTMIRFRVTRPFNTAYFSVYFDDIRVDRKSKKNLTPGEMGQIIINKKEIEKYPNLNKITVKIEED, from the coding sequence ATGAATTATGACATTGTAATTATTGGTGGGGGTCCTGCAGGATTAGCAGCAGCTCTTGGGGCAAGAGAGTCTGGGGCATCCTCTATCCTTATTATAGAGCGGGATAAAGAGCTTGGAGGTATCTTAAATCAATGTATCCATACAGGATTTGGTCTTACTACTTTTAAAGAGGAATTAACTGGCCCAGAATATGCGCATCGTTATATCGAACAAATAAAAGAAAAAGATGTTACTGTAATGCTTCAATCAATGGTCATTGAAATAACGAAAGAAAAGCAGATTATGGTGATGAACCGAGAGAGAGGCTGCTTTATGATTGAAGCAAAAGCCATCATCCTTGCCATGGGATGTAGAGAACGACCGAGAGGGGCCTTAAATATCCCGGGATATCGACCTGCTGGCATTTATACTGCTGGTACAGCGCAGCATTATGTAAATGTGGAAGGTAGAATGCCAGGGAAAGAAGTTGTTATCCTAGGGTCGGGTGATATCGGGTTAATTATGGCAAGAAGGCTAACCTTAGAAGGAGCAAAAGTCAAGCTGGTAGCAGAGCTTCTGCCATATTCCAGTGGTTTAAAGCGTAATATAGTACAATGCCTTGAGGATTATGAGATACCGCTAAAGCTAAGTCATACAGTGGTAGCAATCGATGGGAAGGATAGAGTGAAGGGAGTTACCCTGGCGAAGGTGGATGAGCAGTTACAAACTATAAAAGGTACGGAAGAATATATTACCTGTGATACTTTACTTCTTTCTGTTGGGTTGATACCAGAAAATGAATTATCTGCTTTACTATCTGCTACCATAAATCCTACAACTGGTGGTCCTATTGTCAATGAAAGTCTTGAAACGAGTGTAGATGGAGTTTTTGCCTGCGGTAATGTACTACATGTACATGATTTAGTTGATAATGTATCATCTGAGGCGAGATCCGCGGGGAAACATGCGGTAGAGTATTTAAATCACGTAACAGAAGAAGAAGTAGAGAAGGAGATTCTCGTACAATCAGGAGAGGGGATTCGTTATACGGTTCCTAATCAGCTGCGTTTTTCAAGATTAGATGAACAAACCATGATACGTTTCCGAGTAACGAGACCATTTAATACCGCCTACTTTAGTGTTTACTTTGACGATATTCGAGTAGATCGAAAGAGTAAGAAAAATTTAACACCAGGTGAGATGGGGCAAATAATTATAAATAAAAAGGAAATCGAAAAATATCCGAATTTAAATAAAATTACGGTGAAAATTGAAGAGGATTAA
- a CDS encoding signal peptidase II, producing MIFFIIAIAIFVLDFFIKQYIEKNKTLGKSEKIFKDRIIVTKYHNQGAFLNFMEKKREILLLLSGIMIGGITILMAIIFPQKGKRILKTGIAFLAGGAASNVYDRLKRGYVVDYFSFSFYQKVIFNISDFFIFLGSIVLAVRIIFKGLE from the coding sequence ATGATTTTTTTTATAATTGCAATAGCGATTTTTGTATTAGACTTTTTTATTAAGCAATATATTGAGAAAAACAAAACGTTAGGTAAAAGTGAAAAGATATTTAAAGATCGTATTATTGTTACAAAATATCATAACCAGGGTGCCTTTTTGAACTTTATGGAAAAGAAAAGAGAAATCCTCTTGTTATTATCCGGGATTATGATTGGTGGTATTACGATATTAATGGCAATCATATTTCCTCAAAAGGGAAAACGAATTCTAAAAACAGGTATTGCATTTTTAGCCGGTGGTGCTGCTAGTAATGTATATGATAGGCTTAAAAGAGGTTATGTAGTAGATTATTTTAGTTTCTCTTTTTATCAGAAAGTGATATTTAATATATCAGACTTTTTCATTTTCTTAGGTAGTATTGTTTTGGCTGTTCGCATTATTTTTAAAGGATTAGAGTAA
- a CDS encoding glycosyltransferase family 2 protein, which produces MITVSACLIVKNEEEVLARCLDCVQRVADEIIIVDTGSTDRTKEIASRYTDLIYDFKWVDDFSAARNFSFSKASMEYLYVADADEIIEEEQIHNFLRLKETLFPEIEIVQMYYCNQLEFNTTYNFDKEYRPKLYKRVREFRFYDPLHEAVRLEPVIYDSEIEIVHKPLSNHAPRDFTTYQKIIARGENLSDKLRSMYARELFIAGEDSDFIDAYSYFYETVLHTTLGLTELKQCQCVLARGARLQQKDQDFFKVCLKNVACSVTSSEICFELGEYYLQNGDELEAILWYYNAAFETEAELNLHYQGDYPLNKLALCYQALGNDEEALKYVNLRDEWKAEER; this is translated from the coding sequence ATGATAACAGTATCCGCTTGTCTTATTGTTAAAAATGAGGAAGAAGTGTTAGCAAGATGCTTAGATTGTGTACAGAGGGTAGCAGATGAGATTATCATTGTGGATACTGGCTCAACAGATCGGACCAAGGAGATTGCAAGTCGTTATACGGATTTAATCTATGATTTTAAATGGGTGGATGATTTTTCCGCTGCAAGAAATTTTTCTTTTTCCAAGGCATCAATGGAGTATTTGTATGTTGCTGATGCAGATGAAATAATTGAAGAAGAACAGATACATAATTTCCTACGATTAAAAGAGACATTATTTCCAGAGATTGAAATTGTACAAATGTATTATTGCAATCAGCTGGAATTTAATACAACCTATAATTTCGATAAAGAGTATCGACCAAAACTTTACAAGAGAGTGAGAGAATTTCGTTTTTATGATCCATTACATGAGGCGGTTCGTTTGGAACCCGTTATCTATGATAGCGAAATAGAGATTGTTCATAAACCGCTTTCAAATCATGCTCCACGAGACTTTACTACCTATCAAAAAATCATAGCACGAGGGGAAAATCTATCTGATAAGTTACGATCTATGTATGCTAGAGAGCTATTTATCGCAGGTGAGGATAGTGATTTTATTGATGCGTATTCCTACTTTTATGAAACCGTACTTCATACTACCTTAGGATTAACCGAACTAAAACAATGTCAGTGTGTATTGGCTAGAGGTGCTAGACTACAACAGAAGGATCAAGATTTTTTTAAAGTTTGTTTAAAGAATGTCGCTTGTAGTGTGACTTCTTCTGAAATATGCTTTGAATTAGGTGAATACTACCTGCAAAATGGAGATGAATTGGAAGCTATTCTTTGGTATTATAATGCTGCATTTGAGACAGAGGCAGAACTTAATCTTCATTATCAAGGGGATTATCCGTTAAACAAACTTGCCCTTTGCTATCAGGCCTTAGGAAATGACGAAGAGGCTTTAAAATATGTAAACCTACGAGATGAATGGAAAGCAGAAGAGCGGTAA
- the fliB gene encoding flagellin lysine-N-methylase, with product MKILKPYYYDKFTCIGNKCPNTCCKGWRITVDDATYKAYKDVEGTFGKQLIQNIDCEGKVKKFILDSDMKCPFLNDNLLCDIYINLGEEFMCRTCKVYPRVIKVHADVIEQTLTLSCPEVSRLLISSNKVIDFKLEEETHSVFKSAKTMDDALLSCLLHVRSLIIDIMQKRHIKLYYRQLLIIIIADKVQTSLNKKDYNEAEVIIQRFYHEDIINLYIEQFKNIKENKKVKFDFISKLLEQIISCFLDKDKYISQLYKKYLIDSGMTIESILGKYEEQFDQYYESHQYVYENFYVHTIFRYCLDALDDGDISKQVVLANIGYIIIHVFDIISWMDNNKELSIDNQSLIMGGFSFAFEHNPIKFNALNEFLEKNNLSSLAFQALMLT from the coding sequence ATGAAAATACTAAAGCCATATTATTATGATAAGTTTACATGTATAGGTAATAAATGTCCGAATACATGTTGTAAAGGTTGGAGGATAACAGTTGATGATGCTACTTATAAAGCATATAAAGATGTGGAAGGAACCTTTGGCAAACAATTGATTCAAAATATTGATTGTGAGGGAAAAGTTAAAAAATTTATACTTGATAGTGATATGAAATGTCCTTTTTTGAATGATAATCTATTATGTGATATTTATATTAATCTTGGAGAGGAGTTTATGTGTCGTACTTGTAAAGTATATCCCAGAGTGATTAAAGTTCATGCGGATGTTATAGAACAAACTCTGACTCTTTCTTGTCCAGAAGTTTCAAGATTACTAATTAGTTCTAATAAGGTTATTGACTTTAAGCTGGAGGAAGAAACTCATTCAGTATTTAAATCTGCTAAAACGATGGACGATGCTTTATTGAGTTGTTTATTACATGTAAGAAGTCTTATAATAGATATAATGCAAAAAAGACATATTAAATTATATTATCGACAATTATTAATAATTATTATTGCTGATAAAGTACAAACTTCTTTAAATAAAAAAGACTATAATGAAGCTGAAGTAATCATTCAGCGCTTTTATCATGAGGATATTATAAATTTATATATAGAACAGTTTAAAAATATAAAAGAGAATAAAAAAGTAAAATTTGATTTTATTTCAAAATTATTAGAACAAATCATATCTTGCTTTTTAGATAAAGATAAATATATATCTCAATTGTACAAAAAATATTTAATTGACTCTGGGATGACTATAGAATCAATTTTGGGAAAATACGAAGAACAGTTTGATCAATATTACGAATCTCATCAGTATGTATATGAAAATTTTTACGTTCACACCATTTTTAGATACTGTCTTGATGCACTTGATGATGGGGATATTTCGAAACAAGTAGTATTAGCAAACATTGGATATATTATAATACATGTATTTGATATAATTTCTTGGATGGATAATAATAAAGAATTGTCAATAGACAATCAAAGCCTTATTATGGGAGGCTTTTCATTCGCTTTTGAACATAACCCAATAAAGTTTAATGCGTTAAACGAATTTCTAGAAAAAAATAATTTAAGTTCGTTAGCATTTCAAGCACTTATGTTAACATGA
- a CDS encoding glycerol-3-phosphate responsive antiterminator yields the protein MKHTFTKTLEDCPVIAALKDNEGLEQCLSSESSTVFILYGDILTISDIVNRVKECGKLAMVHVDLISGLSSKEISVDFIKKHTKADGIISTKPMLIKRAKELSLYTVLRFFVIDSMAYENIEKQCMNVKPDCIEILPGIMPKVIKKICNTRDIPVIAGGLISDKEDIMQALDAGAVSISTTNPKVWFM from the coding sequence ATGAAACATACATTTACAAAAACACTGGAAGATTGTCCAGTCATTGCTGCATTAAAAGATAATGAGGGGTTAGAACAATGTCTTTCGTCTGAGAGTAGCACTGTATTTATCTTGTATGGAGATATCCTTACAATTTCAGATATTGTTAATCGCGTGAAGGAATGTGGAAAACTTGCTATGGTTCATGTAGATTTGATATCAGGACTTAGTTCGAAAGAAATTAGTGTTGACTTTATTAAAAAGCATACAAAGGCAGACGGAATTATATCGACAAAACCAATGCTAATTAAGAGGGCAAAGGAATTATCGTTATACACAGTTTTACGCTTTTTTGTGATTGATTCCATGGCTTACGAGAATATTGAAAAACAATGTATGAATGTAAAACCAGATTGTATTGAGATTCTTCCTGGAATTATGCCTAAGGTAATAAAAAAAATCTGTAATACTAGGGATATACCTGTAATTGCAGGTGGTTTAATATCAGACAAAGAGGATATAATGCAAGCTTTAGATGCTGGGGCTGTATCTATTTCAACAACCAACCCTAAGGTCTGGTTTATGTAA
- a CDS encoding NAD(P)/FAD-dependent oxidoreductase translates to MYDVIIIGAGVIGCAVARELSKYERKVLVVDKASDICEGTSKANSGIIHAGFDAKPGSLKAKFNVLGNQMMEELSKQLDFPFQRNGSFVLGFSEEDLIELEKLKEQGEKNGVKELEILTGEEARSLEPNLSKEVIWALYAKQGGIVCPFNLTIALAENAFMNGAQFKLNTEVLCINRISSTEEIPYDFYHIETNLGILRSRTVVNAAGVYADQFHNMVSEHKIKIIPRKGEYCLFDKSVGNYVHKTIFQLPTKMGKGVLVTPTIHGNLLVGPTAEDVFDKEDISTSLDGLNEVLNKASKSVKDLPRKQVITSFAGLRAHEESGDFIIEECEDAKGFFDVAGIESPGLTSAPAIGEYISNLIMDYLPAYLNSSFKPYRKGFISIAHASFEERKQYFQENPAYANVICRCEMVTEGEIMDAIHRPLGATTLDGIKRRTRAGSGRCQTGFCSPKIIEILARELKVDPSTITKLGDGSNFLTGFNKEEV, encoded by the coding sequence ATGTATGATGTCATAATTATTGGTGCTGGTGTTATTGGCTGTGCTGTAGCAAGAGAATTATCAAAGTATGAGAGAAAAGTTCTAGTAGTGGATAAGGCGAGTGATATCTGTGAAGGAACATCAAAAGCGAATAGCGGTATTATTCATGCAGGATTTGATGCAAAGCCAGGGAGTCTAAAAGCAAAATTTAATGTTCTTGGGAATCAGATGATGGAGGAACTCTCAAAGCAATTAGATTTTCCATTTCAGAGAAATGGTTCTTTTGTACTTGGTTTTTCAGAAGAGGACCTCATAGAACTAGAGAAGTTAAAAGAGCAGGGTGAGAAGAATGGTGTAAAAGAGTTGGAAATACTAACCGGTGAAGAAGCAAGAAGTTTAGAGCCGAATTTATCGAAAGAGGTTATATGGGCTTTGTATGCAAAGCAGGGAGGAATTGTTTGTCCATTTAATTTGACAATCGCACTGGCAGAAAACGCATTTATGAATGGTGCCCAATTTAAACTAAATACAGAGGTTCTATGTATCAATAGAATATCTTCCACAGAGGAAATTCCATATGATTTTTATCATATTGAAACAAATTTAGGAATATTAAGAAGTAGGACAGTTGTTAATGCTGCCGGAGTATATGCAGATCAATTTCACAATATGGTTAGTGAACATAAGATAAAGATTATACCTCGAAAAGGTGAGTACTGCCTTTTTGATAAAAGTGTTGGCAACTATGTTCATAAGACAATCTTTCAACTACCAACAAAGATGGGGAAAGGTGTATTAGTTACTCCAACCATACACGGAAATCTTCTAGTAGGACCAACAGCAGAGGATGTATTCGATAAGGAAGATATCAGTACATCATTGGATGGGTTAAATGAGGTACTAAATAAGGCGTCAAAGAGCGTAAAAGACCTTCCTAGGAAGCAAGTGATTACTTCGTTTGCAGGACTACGGGCACATGAAGAATCCGGAGACTTTATCATTGAAGAATGTGAGGATGCAAAAGGTTTTTTTGATGTAGCAGGAATCGAATCACCAGGACTTACTAGCGCTCCTGCGATAGGAGAGTATATCTCGAACTTAATCATGGATTATTTACCAGCGTATTTAAATTCATCGTTCAAACCTTATCGCAAAGGGTTTATCTCCATTGCTCATGCCAGCTTTGAAGAACGAAAACAATACTTTCAAGAGAATCCAGCCTATGCGAATGTTATTTGTCGCTGTGAAATGGTTACAGAAGGGGAGATTATGGATGCTATCCATAGACCTCTTGGAGCTACGACTCTTGATGGAATAAAACGTAGAACCAGAGCTGGGTCGGGACGATGTCAAACAGGTTTTTGTTCTCCAAAGATTATCGAGATTTTAGCGAGGGAGTTAAAAGTAGATCCTTCTACCATAACGAAATTAGGAGATGGATCCAATTTCCTAACCGGATTTAATAAGGAGGAAGTGTGA
- a CDS encoding DUF1667 domain-containing protein has product METRVFTCIRCPMGCELTATINDNGVITVKGNACIRGEQYARKELTSPLRVLTTTVRVIGGTQAMVPVRTKGDIPKEKIMDGIRQLKQIQVKAPIQIGEVIVENLVNTGIAVIATKTVQKRA; this is encoded by the coding sequence ATGGAAACAAGAGTATTTACGTGTATCAGATGTCCTATGGGTTGCGAACTTACTGCGACTATAAATGATAATGGTGTAATAACTGTAAAAGGTAATGCCTGTATTCGCGGAGAGCAATATGCAAGGAAGGAGTTGACGAGCCCATTACGAGTTTTGACCACTACAGTTCGTGTAATAGGAGGAACTCAGGCTATGGTTCCTGTGAGAACAAAAGGCGACATTCCGAAAGAAAAAATAATGGATGGAATAAGGCAGTTAAAGCAGATACAGGTAAAAGCTCCAATTCAAATTGGAGAGGTGATTGTTGAGAACCTTGTGAATACAGGGATAGCAGTAATTGCAACGAAAACTGTACAAAAAAGAGCATAA